A genomic segment from Triticum dicoccoides isolate Atlit2015 ecotype Zavitan chromosome 1A, WEW_v2.0, whole genome shotgun sequence encodes:
- the LOC119289272 gene encoding putative disease resistance protein RGA3 produces MAMATPPHKLATMVGWSASAFVAAVLARLIRKGIALLAELDEAAVGHLRRLEGLLAAVWRVLDAADAGAIDSSQRPIQDLLDAACSADDALDDLEYALRHAEAAGGGDPGSNASTPASVAGAGATRKPRSPMRFLLCFSPPRTASSAGSSLWKCSSKKRSSAVNANLDGLREAFEAVAQAAYRCTSMYEHVVPRKNYATIVSVKSPGDAVRDKYDIFGREAEVDQIVKAVRLGDDLRYRLGVGVLPVVGAEGVGKTALTQLIFHHEIIKAEFPLRMWAHVSGELLLSKQLMLQMIHPVVAGDAGHDIQDARELLLAQLAGKRFLLVLDRITDVSDAQWRDLMEVLQPAARRSLIMVTTQSEDAAAAMGTMTPLILGPLAFDDYWRMFKHFAFGAADEAEEDCTPLVDEWDDLEEEEELSPMEQVACQIAKNMGCSPLPARAIGRSLYFRRDEEGHWKDVLDDNLWQQGEIGGISPALWLSYQHLDPRLKQCFAYCAVFPGDYVFRKEELEQMWVAHGFIYSDDPAATLEDVAGEFFDELVERCFFQPLGRNRYVMHHTMQRLSRAVSGSQFHMVTDSSGEVPQEVRHLTITTNNLLKLKMDLALQLSHPSDHHFLQRVRTILFFEDFGDSDDFLEVLAEVFSIAKSVRVLGLSSANISLLPAEIGLLRHLRYLNLSRNRLTELPETMCQLHLLQVLDVKCNSPYLRPPNGMTNLIHLRHLRACEAFLSAIPDIQLLSNLQELEAICIKSGAHANALRQMVQLKGALRVANLRRSDASGFMKGILKGTKHLNKLQHLSKLHLSWPSSSMAGSNEVSGDEELLECLQPHENIEILTVSGYAGIRSPPWMLKTSCSLPNVTSMCLTDCLNWESLPCLHDMPCLEVLEIKRMHSVNKVAISQLSDQELFPKLKRLIIEDASHFTGWSTGNSTRHMSFPCLCKLEIRNCPSLTTFPDVPLTLTTMIIENVGLELLPMIHDKQSSSEEAMSSTSEEGGRWTSRLTTLHIHRCHKLRSLGSGLLQQQHLLRSLEALSIKSCDDVACDLPDGFKDLTALRDLSLYDCPKLLVDKFHASLRTLEISECFVARGGWVDEYPFLFSVWVLKISGCSHVSSDHGGKVAESLDWLSSMFNVYSLQLENTSFVTLNMFDKLHFLETLEIDGSRGAFFDGSWEFEWLEKLHTLSIRGCGELSELPENLYTLPALEELCVDNCPAIQALPANGLPASLKRLSISKCSPELIQRCLDDELDRPKIAKVGVVYIDGHNIAARQE; encoded by the coding sequence CTGCGTCGCCTGGAGGGGCTCCTCGCGGCCGTCTGGCGCGTGCTCGACGCGGCCGACGCCGGCGCCATCGACTCGAGCCAGCGCCCCATCCAGGACCTGCTCGACGCGGCATGCTCCGCGGACGACGCCCTCGACGACCTCGAGTACGCGCTCCGTCATGCCgaggcggccggaggcggcgaTCCCGGGTCGAACGCCAGCACGCCGGCCTcggtcgccggcgccggcgccaccaGGAAACCACGCAGCCCTATGAGGTTCTTGCTGTGCTTCAGCCCACCAAGAACCGCTTCATCTGCTGGCAGCTCCCTTTGGAAATGCTCAAGCAAGAAGAGGAGCAGCGCCGTCAATGCCAATCTGGACGGACTAAGAGAAGCATTTGAGGCCGTGGCTCAGGCCGCCTACAGGTGCACGTCCATGTACGAGCACGTCGTGCCGCGGAAGAACTACGCCACCATCGTCTCCGTAAAATCGCCAGGGGACGCCGTACGTGATAAGTACGACATCTTCGGCAGGGAGGCCGAGGTGGACCAGATCGTGAAGGCGGTGAGGCTCGGCGACGACCTGCGTTACCGCCTTGGCGTCGGCGTGCTCCCCGTCGTCGGCGCCGAGGGGGTCGGCAAGACGGCGCTCACCCAGCTCATCTTCCACCACGAGATCATCAAGGCCGAGTTTCCCCTGCGCATGTGGGCGCACGTCTCTGGCGAGCTCCTGCTCAGTAAGCAGCTCATGCTCCAGATGATCCATCCGGTGGTTGCAGGAGACGCCGGCCATGACATCCAAGACGCCAGGGAGCTTCTGCTGGCCCAGCTGGCCGGCAAGAGGTTCCTCCTCGTGCTCGACCGCATCACAGATGTCAGCGATGCCCAGTGGAGAGATCTGATGGAGGTGCTGCAACCAGCTGCTCGGAGGAGCTTGATCATGGTGACAACTCAATCCGAAGATGCCGCCGCAGCTATGGGGACAATGACCCCGCTGATCCTCGGGCCTCTGGCATTCGATGACTACTGGAGGATGTTCAAGCATTTCGCATTTGGGGCTGCAGATGAAGCCGAAGAAGACTGCACTCCGCTGGTGGATGAATGGGACGAcctcgaagaggaggaggagctatCACCCATGGAGCAAGTCGCATGCCAAATAGCCAAGAACATGGGCTGCTCACCGTTACCGGCACGGGCAATCGGGCGTTCACTCTACTTCCGGCGGGACGAAGAAGGCCACTGGAAAGATGTCCTGGATGACAACTTGTGGCAGCAGGGGGAAATCGGCGGGATCTCGCCGGCGCTCTGGCTGAGCTACCAGCACCTTGATCCCCGCCTCAAGCAGTGCTTCGCATACTGTGCGGTGTTTCCAGGTGACTATGTCTTCCGAAAGGAAGAACTGGAGCAGATGTGGGTAGCACATGGGTTCATATATTCCGATGATCCCGCGGCGACATTGGAGGACGTCGCCGGCGAGTTCTTCGATGAGCTTGTCGAACGATGCTTCTTCCAGCCTCTGGGAAGGAACAGATACGTCATGCACCACACGATGCAGAGGCTGTCGCGAGCAGTCTCAGGGAGCCAGTTTCACATGGTCACTGATAGCTCAGGTGAAGTGCCACAGGAAGTTCGTCACCTGACAATCACAACTAACAACCTGCTGAAGCTGAAGATGGATCTGGCATTGCAGCTCTCACATCCCTCCGATCACCATTTCCTCCAGCGGGTCCGCACAATCCTGTTCTTCGAAGATTTTGGCGATTCAGATGATTTCTTGGAAGTTCTAGCCGAGGTTTTCTCGATCGCAAAGAGCGTGAGGGTCCTCGGCTTATCGTCTGCAAACATTTCACTTCTGCCTGCTGAGATCGGCCTGCTCCGACACCTCCGGTATCTCAACCTGTCCAGGAACAGACTCACTGAACTTCCAGAGACAATGTGCCAGCTCCACCTGCTGCAGGTCCTTGACGTCAAGTGCAACTCTCCGTACCTCCGTCCTCCCAATGGCATGACAAACTTGATTCATCTGAGGCATCTGCGTGCATGTGAAGCTTTCCTTTCGGCCATACCTGACATCCAACTACTCTCAAATCTGCAAGAACTGGAGGCAATCTGCATCAAGAGTGGCGCGCATGCCAATGCCCTACGCCAAATGGTGCAGCTCAAAGGCGCGCTTCGCGTTGCGAATCTCCGGCGGAGCGATGCCAGTGGGTTCATGAAGGGTATCCTGAAGGGAACAAAGCACCTGAACAAATTACAGCACCTGAGCAAACTACACCTGTCATGGCCTAGCAGTTCCATGGCCGGAAGCAACGAGGTTTCAGGTGATGAAGAGCTGCTTGAGTGCCTGCAGCCACATGAGAACATAGAGATTCTGACGGTTTCGGGCTATGCAGGAATAAGGTCTCCACCATGGATGCTGAAGACCTCTTGCTCCCTGCCGAATGTTACATCTATGTGCTTGACAGATTGCCTGAACTGGGAGAGCCTGCCTTGCTTGCATGACATGCCTTGCCTCGAGGTCCTTGAGATCAAGAGGATGCACTCTGTCAACAAGGTGGCCATTTCTCAACTATCAGATCAAGAATTGTTCCCGAAGCTCAAAAGGCTCATCATCGAAGACGCTTCGCATTTCACCGGATGGTCGACCGGCAACTCGACAAGACACATGTCATTCCCCTGCCTCTGCAAGCTGGAGATAAGAAACTGTCCCAGCCTGACGACCTTTCCGGACGTCCCCCTTACGCTCACCACCATGATCATTGAAAATGTTGGTCTCGAGCTGCTGCCAATGATTCATGACAAGCAGTCATCATCAGAAGAAGCAATGTcatcaacatcagaggaaggtggtaGATGGACGTCGCGGCTCACCACGTTACACATACACCGGTGCCACAAGCTGAGGTCCCTGGGATCCGGCCTTCTTCAGCAGCAGCACCTCCTGCGGTCTCTCGAGGCTCTGTCGATCAAGAGCTGTGACGATGTCGCCTGCGATCTGCCCGACGGCTTCAAGGATCTCACCGCGCTGAGGGACCTCTCACTGTACGACTGCCCGAAGCTGCTCGTGGACAAGTTCCACGCGTCGCTGCGGACGCTGGAGATCAGCGAGTGCTTCGTCGCGCGGGGCGGGTGGGTGGACGAGTACCCTTTCCTCTTCTCGGTGTGGGTGCTGAAGATCAGCGGCTGCTCGCACGTGAGCTCCGATCATGGCGGCAAGGTTGCTGAGTCTCTGGACTGGCTGAGCTCCATGTTCAACGTGTACAGCCTTCAGCTGGAGAACACGTCGTTTGTGACCCTGAACATGTTTGACAAGCTCCATTTTCTCGAGACACTCGAGATCGACGGGAGCCGTGGCGCGTTCTTTGACGGTTCCTGGGAGTTTGAGTGGCTGGAGAAGCTGCACACCCTGAGCATCAGAGGCTGCGGTGAACTGAGTGAGCTGCCGGAGAACCTGTACACTCTGCCTGCGCTGGAAGAGCTGTGTGTGGACAACTGCCCGGCCATTCAGGCACTGCCGGCGAACGGCTTGCCGGCGTCGCTGAAGAGGCTCTCCATATCCAAGTGCAGTCCGGAGCTGATCCAGAGGTGCCTCGACGACGAACTTGATcggcccaagattgccaaggttggtGTCGTTTACATTGATGGGCATAATATTGCTGCTCGGCAGGAGTAG